One Xyrauchen texanus isolate HMW12.3.18 chromosome 44, RBS_HiC_50CHRs, whole genome shotgun sequence DNA segment encodes these proteins:
- the LOC127636875 gene encoding protein ZNRD2-like has product MALNADDKDSEVEMKVILARLERQDKINKLVGDYVLKGFMMPGECCELCGTFLLQDKQKKNYCVACQELDSDIDKDNPALNAQAALSQVREQQLATQPLPEANEALSSDPPLAITGQPRPEHCEGAASGLRGPPPTIQPTPLSVPTVNSNFLPPANPPLQAANPPVSLGNTLLQHPALSSAEEAVLHKLRWATQELQHSVSVEASFQLCNLIRGCAESLRSLKELQLP; this is encoded by the exons ATGGCCCTAAACGCAG ATGATAAGGACTCCGAGGTGGAGATGAAGGTGATTCTGGCCCGACTAGAGCGTCAGGATAAGATCAACAAGCTGGTGGGAGACTATGTGCTGAAAGGATTTATGATGCCGGGGGAATGCTGTGAGTTGTGTGGG ACATTTCTGTTACAAGATAAGCAGAAGAAAAATTACTGTGTTGCTTGTCAAGAGCTGGATTCAGATATTGACAAGGACAACCCAG CTTTAAATGCCCAAGCAGCCTTGTCGCAAGTACGAGAGCAGCAACTTGCAACTCAGCCTCTCCCTGAAGCTAATGAAGCCTTGTCCAGCGACCCCCCTCTCGCCATCACGGGCCAACCCAGGCCAGAGCACTGCGAGGGGGCTGCATCTGGACTGAGAGGTCCCCCTCCCACAATACAGCCCACTCCTCTTTCTGTCCCTACTGTCAACTCAAATTTCCTGCCACCAGCCAACCCTCCTCTTCAGGCTGCAAATCCTCCAGTGTCTTTGGGGAACACCCTCCTCCAACACCCAGCTCTGTCGAGCGCAGAGGAGGCAGTGCTACACAAACTCAGATGGGCCACACAGGAGCTCCAGCATTCGGTGTCAGTAGAGGCCAGTTTCCAGCTCTGCAATCTGATCAGAGGCTGTGCTGAATCGTTGCGCAGCCTGAAAGAACTGCAGCTCCCATAA